The following nucleotide sequence is from Fibrobacter sp. UWB13.
CAGCCGCAATACCAAACAATCCTAATTGCTCTACATCTTTATCCGAAGAACCGTCTTCGCTTAACGCACCTGCTACACACATGGCGGCAAAGCCCGGGCCTGCCAACGTAGCACCCGTATTCGCCCCGTAACGGATTACAGGGTTCGGATTCTTGCTTACCGCACAACCCACAAGGCTAAGTGCAAGCAACATACAAATAATAGCTCTCATTAAACTCATACTCGTAATATAAAGTCACGGTTTCATTTCGCCAATAGCACAATAAAGATTTACGATAATCTAGCAAAAATTAAGGATAAAGCGCAACAAAAAAATCCGGCAGATTTCCGCCGGACTCTCGCCATTTATCAAACCAATTATCTTATCGAAATTCGAGTCTTGTACGATGTACTTGCGCCACGAATTCTCACAATGTAATTCCCTGCCGGGATTGCATTCAAATGGAACGAAGATTCCGATGAACCATCAGCAGAATTTCCAATCCGTCCGTGCCAAACGATATTCCCCGTCAAATCGACAATCGCGACAGCAACAGGTTCGTTCACTCGTGCAACCGACACCGTTCGCCCTTCCACGCTAACCTGCGGCAAAGCGACATGCAAATCCAGCATCTTGGGGGCATTCATCGATGAATCCTTGCCCACGACCGGTTCAAACTTCTTACCATCGTAGAAAGGCGCCACAGCTTCCGCCCACAAGCGATGCATCGACTGTCCCCCAGCCGGGTTCGCCGGGTGGATACCGTCGCCATCAATTTCTTCCGGATGGGCAGCAAAATAACTCGAGAAGTCAGGTCCCTTTAGCAAGTTATTGCGTTCCACCACCCGGTCAATAGCCGCCAGGTAATGCTCATGCACCTGCCATGCAGATTCGCCAAGATTCGTCGCAAACAAACGTGCAATAATCGGGGTGATTCCATGAGCAATCGCCGTATCGACAATTGTCTGCAAGTTCTTTTCGAACATTTCCACAGTCACGCCGTTACCCGCAAAGGTATCGTTCGTTCCCAATTCAATCGCCCAGAACTTCACATTTCCGGCATATTCCACATAGTACTTAATGGCATCGACAACACCCTGGCTCGTAACGCAGGCAATACCGCCACGCACCATTGCCGGATAGTGATTCGGATAACGGGCATGGATCAACTGCGAAAAGTTTGAGTCCACCACAAACTGTTTCATGCCCATCTGGGTAATGCTAGTACCCAAGAAAAACCACGTATCGTCCCCATCATTACTGATGTCGTACGCACTGACTTCTTCCAAGTTAGCAACAGGCTCGGCAGCAACAATACGGAACCAGGACTTGCCCTCAAAATCAATCGCAATGCCACGAGATGCGGCTCCGCTTTCCCCGACCTGGGCAACAATTTCCCAATCACCGTCTATGCCGTTTGTCGAATTCGCAGATGTCAACACCTTAAAATTCTGCAAGGTCGCATGTTCCATCCAGTTGTGAACACACCCCTGCGCATACACATAATCCCCGCTAGCCCAAGCTTCGTCACCGCGGGCATCCCACGTGATGAACAACTTTTTCGGACCAAAGCCCACGTTCAAGGCAAAGTCCGACGCCTCTGCAATCTGGTCAAAATTGAGGATACCATCCGTATAGGCAAGCGGATTTAAACTGAAATTATTCATTCCAGATACGTAAAGGGGTTTTCCCATACTCACGATGGGATTTGGCGTAATAGCAAATGCACTACTGCATGCTAACGCACAAAGTGCTACGCCCCAGAGCCTATTTAATTTTTTTGAGCATTCCATTCCACGACCCCACATCTCAAACACCAAAATGTAAAATAGGTTTTTATGGGGATAATCTCCTAAAAGTATGAAAAAAAGAACATCAAAATAGAGGTTTTTATAGAATGGAATATTTCAGAGAGGAGTACAAAGTCCTTTTATTTTATCGAAATTTTCGTCGAATAATTGGTTTTTGCACCGCGAATATTCACGAAGTAATTCCCAGCGTGCATTTTCGGAATTCCCGCCGAGCCGTTCCACACAACGTGTCCCATCACGTCCATGATGGTCACGTGATCTTTTTCGCGCAATCCGGAAATTGAAATTTCACGACCATTCACACTCACGCGCGGCAATGCAAAATTCACATTGTGCATTTTCGGAAGCGAAGTTCCTCCACAGCCAACAACATCAGGTAGCCCTGCACATGGGTCATCCTTGTACAAAGGCGCTGCGGCTTCCGCCCACAAACGGTGCATCGACTGTCCGCCCTTAGGCTCTGCCGGGTGTACGCCATCGCTTGCAGAAAGTTCTTCGGGATGTTCCAAGAAGTAATTGTAGAAATCAGGGCCGGCCGGCAATTCATTATCTTTCGTGAGCTTGTCGATGGCATCGAGGTAATCCTGATGCACCTGCCACTTTGCAATTTCGGGATTCGTCGCAATCATGCGGGCGATAATCGGAGTAATGCCATGCGCTTTTGCCGTATCGATAATCGTCTGCAAGTTCTTCGTGAACGTTTCAACATTCGTATTGCTACCGCCCCAGGCATCGTTTGTTCCCATTTCAATTGCCCAGAACTTCACGTTCCCTACGTATTCCGCGTAATACTTGAGCGCATCGACAACGCCCTGACTCGTGACGCAACCAATGCCTCCGCGAAGCATCGCCGGGTAGTAATCCGCAAAACGCGCGTGAATCAACTGCGCAAAATTCGAATCGACGGTAAACTGCTTCATGCCCATCTGGCTGATGCTTGTGCCCATGAAGAACCACGTATCGTCCCCGCCATTGCTGATGTCGTACGCACCGACTTCTTCGAGATTTTTCACCGGAGATTCCGCCACGATGCGGAACCAGGACTTGCCTGCAAAATCAATCGCAAGCCCGCGAGACATGGCACCGCTCTCGCCCACCTCGGCAACAGTCTCCCAGTCGCCATCTACGCCATTCGTCGAATTTGCAGACGTCATCACCTTAAAATTCTGGAGACTCGCCGATGCTTCCACGGAATGCTGGCAGCTTGCCGCGTGGACGTATTTTTCACCAGCCCAGGCTTCATCACCGCGAGTCTCCCACGTGATGAACAGCTTTGTCGGACCCTCGCCCACGTTCAACGCAAAATCCGACACCGACGAGACCTGGTTAAAGTCGAGCTTTCCATCGGTATAGACTTCCGGTTTCCAGTTGGAATTGACTGCCCCCGCCACATAGAGATTCTTGCCCAGACTCACGTTCGGACTCGATGTAGCTGCAAATGCCCCAAAGGAGGTTCCACTCAAAGCAGAAACAAGCGCGGCATTCAAAAATACGCGCGCAAACTTTTGTTTTTCCATATTTTCACCCCAAAAACTTAAATACCTTTTCGGAAAATAAATTATTATGGGGCAAATATCTCAAAAAATTGATTCAGGTGTGGACATTTTTGTCGAGAGATGTTCCTTACCTTCCGTTATCTCGCAGACGATAGAGCACGCACGCGATATCAATCGGACGCGGGAGGCTCATTTCACGGCTCAAGCCTTGCGGCAAATTGCGGAAACCGACGTTCTTGATTTTTTCGCAGAGCGCATTGATACGTTCCATGATCGTCGCCTTCGCAGACTCGCCATTAGCATCGTTGTTGCTTGCGGCATTCTGGCAAAGGTTCAACAACATGAAGCCTGCACCGAATCGCTGTTGCTTATCCACAAGCGCACCCGCCTTGGATGTATCCGAGACGAGGAAACCGATTTGCAGCAATGTATCGCCCGAGATTTTCACTTTCACCTGGCGCTCCACAGCAGACGCAGGGCGGAGTGACGGGAGCAAAGGCTTCACGTATTCGGCAAAGTCGCGGCACTCAGGTTCCACAAACGCGGGCAATCCCGAGGCGACTTTTACAGCACCATCACCGAGTCCAGCCGCCACATTCTTTCCATTGATTCTTGCACATTCCGCCTTGTACGATGCCATCACGATGATATTGTCCGCCAAGTCCAAAAAGTCTCCACAGGCGCCAGCCACCAAAATAAAGCTACGCCCCTTGATTTCACGGAGGCGGTCCGTCAAAGGGATAAGCGGTTCGCGGTCATCGCCCAAGAGCTTACGCACGCGCACATCACGAATGAGGAAATTCACAGCAGAGGAATCTTCGTCAATCAGGAACACATCGCTCCCCGCTTCCATCGCCTCCATCAAGTTCGCGGCCTCGCTCGTCGAGCCCGACGCACAGGCAGTCGTAAAGTTCTTTGTCGAGATTCCGCCCGGCAGGTCACGCACAAACTGCGAAAGGTCCGTGCCTCGCACACTGCGGCCGTCTTCGACGCCCACGCGCACCGCCGATTCGCTCACGACAATGCCTTCGCGACCATCTCCCGGAATATGCGGGTAAACAGATTTCGTCAAAGCTTGCAACAAAGTCGATTTTCCGTGGAACGCCCCGCCCGAAATTACCGTGATTCCCTTCGGGATTCCCATGCCGCGAATTTCACGGCCATTAGCAATAAGCGTCACCGCCATTTCTTCGGGTGCTGCAAACGGGACAGCCCCTTCCATCGGGAGTTCACTGAGTCCCGATGCACGCGGAAGCACAGCGCCATCCGGCACAAACGCACAAAGTCCACGTTCCTCGAGCTGCGACAAAATTTCCTTGCGCTCGGCAAGCACGCGGTAATGTTCGACAAGTTCCGGCTCCACACCATCCTTCTTCGATTCGCCCGAATTATAGAGAGCCGCCGAAACCAAGTCCGGTAAAACCATCGTCAAAATCTCGGCAGCGGCTTCCGCCTGAATCTTGCGACCGTCGCCCGGCAAGCGCACTTGCAAACAAGCTCGCAACTCGCCGTTATCGACCCAGAGTGCATTTCGCACTAGCATTTCAGGTCCAGCAGTGTCAAAAACAACCGCCGCATCCCTATCCGGGTACTTTTCACGAACAAGTGCCGAAAGCCTACGATAAAGGTAATCGCTCAATGCCAGGCGGCGTTCAAACGAGCCACCCCATTCGCTCGGGAACCCAAGCATTAACAAACTCGCTTTAATCATCACACGCGATGCCGGTGCATACGGGTCTCCCTGCACATGCAGGAATTCCAGCACAAAGTCTCCAAAGTCCCACGAACGGTCAGCCAAGGACTTGTAAAGGCCGTAATTTTTCCCTTGTAAACTGCGAATTTTCTGATAAAGAGCTTTCATATACGTAAAAGTAATTAATCTAGACCAATTTTACACCTATTATTTACGCACATTTTACGGCACTTTAACATTTGTCTTGTAAAAAAAGAATTAAATTCTAGGTGTGAACTAACTCTTTTACATGCAAATCAGGAGTACAACCCATGAAAAAGCTTTTCTTTTTTGCCTTGATGATGGCATTCCTCTTCACGACCGCCGTCGCTGACGAAGAAGATCCACCTCCGCGTGGCAAGGCAGCAACCATCAACATCATCACTGAACCGCCTAACAGTGACGTGTTCCTCGGCGGTGAACCTCTCGGCAAGAGTCCGATCAAGGATAGAGAAGTCAAGTCTGGTCGCCAGACGCTCGTCGTCATTGACCAGGGCTTCGAACTCGTGAACAAGCGCGTGAACGTTTGGCCGGGCAAGGACAAGCGCAACGACTTCGACTTCAGCACCAAGATTCCGAAGGGCCACATCAAGGTTACGACGAATCCGCCGCGCTGCCTCATCTTCGTCGATGGCGAACAGGCTGACAAGACCGACGGTGCAGAACTCGTTGTCCACAACCTCGATGCTGGTGACCACGTTGTGCGCGCCCAGTGCAGCAACCGCAAGAGCGCCGAAGCCCTCGTGAAGGTTGTCGGCGAAGAAACTGCTGAAGTCCATCTCGACGCAACAACCGGTTCCAAGAAGAAAAAGCGCTAATAACGGTTTTTCATTAAAAATTTTAAAGAACTCCCTTTTTGGGGAGTTTTTTTTTGTGTTTTTTTATATGTTTATAACATAATGTTTCTAATCTAGGAGAAAAAAATGTCAAAAATTTGGTTTTTCGCCCTTTGCGTAAGTTTTGCCCTCTTTACCGGCTGCGCAAGCGATGGCGGCAAGAAAGTCACCCGTCTCGATGCCAATTCCGTAACAGACCTTTCAGGCAGCTGGAACGATACAGACTCCCGTCTCGTAGCTGAAGAAATGATTAATGACTGCCTTGGCCGTCCGTGGTACAGCCAGTACTCCTCTCAGAAAGGTTCCGTCCCGACCATCGTGATTGGCAAGGTCCGCAACAAGAGCCACGAACACATCCGCGTCGAAACGTTCATCAAGGATATCGAACGCGCCCTCATCAACTCCGGCAAGGCTGAATTCGTCGCTAACTCCAACGAACGCGAAGACCTCCGCAACGAACTCGCCGACCAGCAGGGCAATACCACCGAAGAAACCACCAAGGATGCCGGCATGGAAATCGGTGCAGACCTCATGCTTACCGGAACCATCAACTCCGTCCTCGACCAGGAAGGCGGCGAACAGGTGGTCTTCTACCAGATTGACATGGAGCTCACGGATATCCAGAGCCACCGCAAGCTTTGGCTTGGTGACAAGAAGATCAAGAAATACGTATCCAAGAGCAGCGTGAAGTTTTAGACTTAATCAGACAACGTCATTCTGAGTCTGCCAAGACGAAGAATCCAGTCATTTCTAGTTAAGACTTCACTGGATGGGGCTAAAGCCCCAACTCCTTGGCTCGGTTATGCCCATGCAAGCATGGACGCAACACTCGCCTTCTGAGTTGTCTTCACTTCGTTCAGGATGACGTATTCTAAGCTCTAAGTTCTAATAACTAAGAAAGCTCGCACCCGCGAGCATTTTTTATATACATTTACTTATATGAAACAAATTATATTACTCCTCGCGACAACTTTATTCTTTACGGCTTGTGCGAACAAGTCCATGACGCGTTACGAGGCTCTCGCCCCCGTATTTGAGCACAATGGATTCGAAGCCGCCATTAACGAAGTCAAGAAACAGCAAGAAGACCTCTACGGAGAAAAGACCGAATTTCTCTATTACTTTGACTTGGGAGTCCTTTACCACTACAACGGAAACTACAAGGAAAGTGCAGACAACTTTGCCAAGGCCGAAAAAATTTACGACGACCTCTACACGCGATCTGTAACAAACGAAGCCGCCGCCATTGTCACGAACGACAACATCCGCCCGTACAGGGCACGCCCCTTCGAAGTACTCGTGCTCCATGAAATGCAAATCATGAACTACCTCGCCCAAAAGGATCTCGATGGCGCCATGGTTGAAGTGAACCGCGCTCTAAAGGCGATGACAGAACTTTACCAGAAAGACAACGACAAGACGAACGACAACGGCTTTTTGCGCTACCTTACCGCAATTGTCTACGAAATGGCAGGTGAACGGGACGAAGCCGCCATCGCTTACTATAAGACGGTCAAGGCTTACGACGAAAACATCCTGAACCTCCCGAAAGAAGCCCGCGAATTCATCATTGAAAATTTAAGACGCTCTGACCGCGAAGACGACCTCAAAACGCTCAAGCTCGACAACGCCCTCGAAACACCTAAGGCTAAAGCCGCTTACGATCTCGGCCAAGAAATCATCGTCGTCGGTTACGCCGGTCACGGTCCCATCCTCACCGAACTCAGGATGTCTGGTACTTACGTGAACGGGGGGCTGCTGAACCTCACCTACAAAGACAGCA
It contains:
- a CDS encoding penicillin-binding protein activator LpoB, translated to MSKIWFFALCVSFALFTGCASDGGKKVTRLDANSVTDLSGSWNDTDSRLVAEEMINDCLGRPWYSQYSSQKGSVPTIVIGKVRNKSHEHIRVETFIKDIERALINSGKAEFVANSNEREDLRNELADQQGNTTEETTKDAGMEIGADLMLTGTINSVLDQEGGEQVVFYQIDMELTDIQSHRKLWLGDKKIKKYVSKSSVKF
- a CDS encoding ABC-ATPase domain-containing protein, whose amino-acid sequence is MKALYQKIRSLQGKNYGLYKSLADRSWDFGDFVLEFLHVQGDPYAPASRVMIKASLLMLGFPSEWGGSFERRLALSDYLYRRLSALVREKYPDRDAAVVFDTAGPEMLVRNALWVDNGELRACLQVRLPGDGRKIQAEAAAEILTMVLPDLVSAALYNSGESKKDGVEPELVEHYRVLAERKEILSQLEERGLCAFVPDGAVLPRASGLSELPMEGAVPFAAPEEMAVTLIANGREIRGMGIPKGITVISGGAFHGKSTLLQALTKSVYPHIPGDGREGIVVSESAVRVGVEDGRSVRGTDLSQFVRDLPGGISTKNFTTACASGSTSEAANLMEAMEAGSDVFLIDEDSSAVNFLIRDVRVRKLLGDDREPLIPLTDRLREIKGRSFILVAGACGDFLDLADNIIVMASYKAECARINGKNVAAGLGDGAVKVASGLPAFVEPECRDFAEYVKPLLPSLRPASAVERQVKVKISGDTLLQIGFLVSDTSKAGALVDKQQRFGAGFMLLNLCQNAASNNDANGESAKATIMERINALCEKIKNVGFRNLPQGLSREMSLPRPIDIACVLYRLRDNGR
- a CDS encoding SGNH/GDSL hydrolase family protein — encoded protein: MNNFSLNPLAYTDGILNFDQIAEASDFALNVGFGPKKLFITWDARGDEAWASGDYVYAQGCVHNWMEHATLQNFKVLTSANSTNGIDGDWEIVAQVGESGAASRGIAIDFEGKSWFRIVAAEPVANLEEVSAYDISNDGDDTWFFLGTSITQMGMKQFVVDSNFSQLIHARYPNHYPAMVRGGIACVTSQGVVDAIKYYVEYAGNVKFWAIELGTNDTFAGNGVTVEMFEKNLQTIVDTAIAHGITPIIARLFATNLGESAWQVHEHYLAAIDRVVERNNLLKGPDFSSYFAAHPEEIDGDGIHPANPAGGQSMHRLWAEAVAPFYDGKKFEPVVGKDSSMNAPKMLDLHVALPQVSVEGRTVSVARVNEPVAVAIVDLTGNIVWHGRIGNSADGSSESSFHLNAIPAGNYIVRIRGASTSYKTRISIR
- a CDS encoding PEGA domain-containing protein — protein: MKKLFFFALMMAFLFTTAVADEEDPPPRGKAATINIITEPPNSDVFLGGEPLGKSPIKDREVKSGRQTLVVIDQGFELVNKRVNVWPGKDKRNDFDFSTKIPKGHIKVTTNPPRCLIFVDGEQADKTDGAELVVHNLDAGDHVVRAQCSNRKSAEALVKVVGEETAEVHLDATTGSKKKKR